The following coding sequences are from one Devosia yakushimensis window:
- a CDS encoding SDR family NAD(P)-dependent oxidoreductase — translation MTRFAHYPSLAGMPVVISGGASGIGESLVRNFAAQGAKVGFVDIAVEAGERLAAELAGQGQSVRFAACDVTDTEAYQAAIAGFAAAHGDALALVNNAAHDQRHDWAEVTPAYWDDRMAVNLKHAFFAIQAVAPGMVRAGRGSIINTGSISWMIMSSRIPVYETAKAAVHGLTRGMARELGGSGIRVNSLVPGWIMTERQLTHWLDADGERAIAQNQVLSGRVYPDDVSRMALFLAADDSAMISAQQFVVDGGWANA, via the coding sequence ATGACCCGATTTGCCCATTATCCCAGCCTTGCCGGCATGCCCGTCGTCATCTCGGGGGGTGCTTCGGGCATAGGCGAAAGCCTGGTGCGCAATTTTGCGGCCCAGGGCGCCAAGGTCGGTTTCGTCGATATCGCCGTCGAGGCCGGCGAGCGCCTTGCCGCCGAATTGGCGGGACAGGGGCAAAGCGTTCGCTTCGCCGCCTGCGACGTCACCGATACCGAGGCCTATCAGGCCGCCATTGCCGGCTTTGCCGCCGCCCATGGCGATGCCCTGGCCCTGGTCAACAATGCCGCCCATGATCAGCGCCACGATTGGGCCGAAGTAACCCCCGCCTATTGGGACGACCGCATGGCGGTCAATCTCAAGCATGCCTTCTTTGCCATTCAGGCGGTGGCGCCGGGCATGGTGCGGGCCGGGCGCGGTTCGATCATCAATACCGGCTCGATCAGCTGGATGATCATGTCCTCCCGCATCCCGGTCTATGAAACCGCCAAGGCGGCTGTGCATGGGCTGACGCGCGGCATGGCGCGCGAATTGGGTGGCTCCGGCATTCGCGTCAATTCTCTGGTGCCCGGCTGGATCATGACCGAGCGCCAGTTGACCCACTGGCTTGATGCCGATGGCGAACGTGCAATCGCTCAGAACCAGGTTCTGTCCGGCCGTGTCTATCCCGACGATGTCTCGCGCATGGCGCTCTTCCTCGCCGCCGATGACAGCGCCATGATTTCCGCCCAGCAATTTGTCGTCGATGGCGGCTGGGCCAATGCCTGA
- the hemA gene encoding 5-aminolevulinate synthase, whose product MDYRGIFEDAVDTLRAEKRYRVFADLERVAGRFPKAIYRDDADNAREITIWCSNDYLGMGQHEKVISAMQDTAGKLGVGAGGTRNISGTNRPLVELERSLADLHRKEAALVFTSGFVSNEAAISTIARLLPDCVIFSDQLNHASMIQGVRQSGMQKIIFRHNDVGHLRELLAQVDRKRPKLICFESIYSMDGDIAPIKEICDLAEEFGALTYIDEVHAVGMYGPRGGGIAERDGLMERIDIIEGTLAKGFGTMGGYIAANRAIVDAVRSYAPEFIFTTALPPALCAAARASIEHLKGNGQERMLHQRQARLTKAILADAGLPVMETETHIVPLIVGDARQCKAASDMLLDKHNIYIQPINYPTVPKGTERLRITPTPLHTDEMIFELRHALVSVWTSLELPRERADAAITARKLTSGDLTLPTTGG is encoded by the coding sequence ATGGACTATCGCGGTATTTTCGAAGACGCAGTGGATACGCTGCGAGCAGAAAAGCGCTATCGCGTTTTCGCCGATCTCGAACGGGTGGCGGGCCGGTTTCCCAAGGCGATCTATCGCGATGACGCGGACAATGCCCGCGAGATCACCATCTGGTGCTCCAATGACTATCTGGGCATGGGCCAGCATGAAAAGGTCATTTCCGCCATGCAGGACACGGCCGGCAAGCTCGGCGTTGGCGCAGGCGGCACCCGCAATATTTCGGGCACCAACCGGCCGCTGGTCGAGCTGGAGCGCTCGCTGGCCGATCTCCACCGCAAGGAAGCGGCGCTGGTGTTCACCTCAGGCTTTGTGTCCAATGAAGCGGCGATTTCGACCATTGCGCGGCTTTTGCCCGATTGCGTGATTTTCTCCGACCAGCTCAACCATGCCTCCATGATCCAGGGCGTGCGCCAATCGGGCATGCAGAAGATCATCTTCCGGCACAACGATGTGGGCCATCTCCGCGAATTGCTGGCGCAGGTGGATCGCAAGCGGCCCAAGCTGATCTGCTTTGAATCGATCTATTCGATGGATGGCGATATCGCGCCGATCAAGGAAATCTGCGACCTGGCCGAAGAATTCGGCGCGCTGACCTATATCGACGAAGTCCATGCCGTGGGCATGTATGGCCCACGCGGCGGCGGTATCGCCGAACGCGACGGGCTGATGGAACGCATCGATATCATCGAGGGCACGCTGGCCAAGGGCTTTGGCACGATGGGCGGCTATATCGCGGCCAATCGCGCCATCGTCGATGCGGTGCGCTCCTATGCGCCCGAATTCATCTTCACCACCGCCCTGCCTCCGGCTTTGTGCGCGGCGGCGCGGGCGTCGATCGAGCATCTCAAGGGCAATGGGCAGGAGCGCATGCTGCATCAGCGCCAGGCGCGGCTGACCAAGGCGATCCTGGCCGATGCGGGCCTGCCGGTGATGGAAACCGAGACCCATATCGTGCCGCTGATCGTGGGCGATGCGCGCCAGTGCAAGGCGGCCAGCGACATGCTGCTGGACAAGCACAATATCTATATTCAGCCGATCAATTACCCCACCGTGCCCAAGGGGACGGAGCGACTGCGCATCACGCCGACGCCGCTGCATACCGATGAGATGATCTTCGAATTGCGCCATGCGCTGGTGAGCGTGTGGACGAGCCTGGAACTACCGCGCGAGCGGGCCGATGCGGCGATCACGGCGCGCAAGCTGACGTCGGGCGACCTGACGCTGCCGACAACGGGCGGTTAG
- a CDS encoding response regulator transcription factor — translation MSDEVYYHSFLNRDRLIHIVDADPSTCEALSILFRLEGFQTSFSLDASHFLASIDRRRPDVVVINLRLGEESGLALLRRVKAMRTGTPVFMLSDSPQLEAAVTAMKLGASDVISKPVDTEHFLGVVRDALRRDVHLGAMQGGRRPVEVRGFSQLTPREREVLQLITNGQSNKEAGRELGISPRTIEVHRARVMEKLGARNTADLMRIVLTS, via the coding sequence ATGAGCGACGAAGTCTACTATCATTCTTTTCTCAATCGTGACCGGCTGATCCACATCGTCGATGCCGATCCATCCACCTGCGAGGCGCTGAGCATTCTGTTCCGCCTCGAGGGTTTTCAGACGAGCTTTTCACTTGATGCCAGTCATTTTCTGGCCAGCATCGACCGCCGCCGTCCCGATGTCGTGGTGATCAATCTGCGGCTTGGTGAGGAAAGTGGCCTGGCCTTGTTGCGCCGGGTCAAGGCCATGCGCACCGGCACGCCGGTCTTCATGCTCTCCGACTCGCCCCAGCTCGAGGCGGCGGTGACCGCCATGAAACTGGGCGCCTCCGACGTCATTTCCAAGCCTGTCGATACCGAGCATTTCCTCGGCGTCGTACGCGATGCCCTGCGCCGGGACGTGCATCTGGGCGCCATGCAGGGCGGGCGCCGGCCTGTCGAAGTGCGCGGGTTTTCCCAGCTCACACCGCGCGAACGCGAAGTGTTGCAGCTGATCACCAATGGCCAGTCCAACAAGGAAGCGGGCCGCGAACTCGGCATTTCGCCGCGCACCATCGAAGTGCATCGCGCCCGCGTCATGGAAAAGCTGGGCGCCCGCAACACTGCCGATCTCATGCGGATCGTGCTGACGAGTTGA
- the mscL gene encoding large conductance mechanosensitive channel protein MscL, whose protein sequence is MLKEFRDFAIKGNMIDLAIGVIIGAAFGAIVSSLVDDVFMPIIGLIIGGIDFSNLFIVLHNPGDVAVPSLAAAKAAGVATLNIGLFINAVVKFTIIAFVLFMVVKAINSLKREAAKEPVEETPAPSKEEVLLTEIRDALRANPR, encoded by the coding sequence ATGCTGAAAGAATTTCGTGACTTCGCCATCAAAGGCAACATGATCGACCTGGCCATCGGCGTGATCATCGGCGCCGCCTTTGGCGCCATTGTTTCATCGCTTGTCGACGACGTGTTCATGCCGATTATCGGCTTGATCATCGGCGGTATCGACTTCTCCAATCTGTTTATCGTGCTGCACAATCCCGGCGATGTCGCCGTGCCTTCGCTGGCCGCTGCCAAGGCCGCCGGCGTTGCAACGCTCAATATCGGCCTCTTCATCAATGCCGTGGTCAAATTCACCATCATAGCCTTTGTGCTGTTCATGGTGGTCAAGGCCATCAATTCGCTCAAGCGCGAAGCCGCCAAGGAACCGGTCGAAGAGACCCCAGCTCCGAGCAAGGAAGAAGTGCTCCTCACCGAAATCCGCGACGCCTTGCGCGCCAATCCGCGCTGA
- a CDS encoding ATP-binding response regulator: protein MPAERTITPANLAQAMDHIPQGVAVFDSGLRLVTSNKRYNSLLGLPDELTRRGTPLFDIALFLADRGDLGPGDAARLAIERINLLTALPSTVTQRLGNGGQVLEFHSARLPDGGLVISFSDVTARIRAERELERVNQSLEGRVEERTAALTRVNTELENARAKADAANHDKTRFLAAASHDLLQPLNAARLYTSTLIERAKSTAFAELANSIEASLTAVEDIMSALLDISRIDSGAVRPAPTAVSARDLLKRIEVEFAPMAREHAIALRIVNTQAMVLADRMLVGRIVQNLVSNAVKYTPSGGKVLVGVRRRGNRIRIDVIDTGIGFNKDQHKLVFAEFSRLERGARMAQGLGLGLSIVQRLVAALGLTLELDSQEGKGSRFSLFLPATRAQQNSVESGPEPSETNVGVLDLKVLCVDNERAILEAMEGLLSHWGCDVRTALSLKQIDRERLLEGWYPDMVLMDYHLDQTSGLDAIEWLRHNLGGHLPAALVTADRSPAVRALAEDRGIAVVTKPVKPAALRAAISGLANQSGRAAKRAV, encoded by the coding sequence ATGCCGGCCGAACGCACTATCACGCCCGCCAATCTGGCCCAGGCGATGGATCACATTCCCCAAGGGGTGGCTGTGTTCGACAGCGGCTTGCGGCTGGTCACATCCAACAAGCGCTATAATTCGCTGCTGGGCCTGCCCGACGAATTGACCAGGCGGGGCACGCCGCTATTCGATATTGCACTGTTTCTGGCCGATCGCGGCGACCTGGGGCCCGGGGATGCCGCGCGGCTGGCGATCGAGCGCATCAATCTTTTGACCGCCCTGCCCTCGACCGTGACCCAGCGGCTGGGCAATGGCGGACAGGTGCTGGAATTCCACTCGGCGCGCCTCCCCGATGGGGGCCTGGTCATCAGCTTTTCCGATGTGACCGCGCGGATCCGGGCGGAGCGCGAGCTGGAGCGGGTGAACCAATCGTTGGAGGGGCGGGTCGAGGAACGCACCGCGGCACTGACGCGGGTCAATACCGAACTCGAAAATGCCCGGGCCAAGGCCGATGCTGCCAATCACGACAAGACCCGGTTTCTAGCGGCCGCCAGCCATGACCTGCTGCAGCCGCTCAATGCCGCGCGGCTTTATACCTCGACACTGATCGAGCGGGCCAAATCGACCGCTTTTGCCGAATTGGCCAATTCCATCGAGGCCTCGCTGACGGCGGTGGAAGATATCATGTCGGCGCTGCTCGATATTTCGCGCATCGATAGCGGCGCGGTGCGGCCGGCGCCGACGGCGGTGAGTGCGCGCGACCTGCTCAAGCGCATCGAGGTGGAATTCGCGCCCATGGCACGCGAGCACGCCATTGCCCTGCGCATCGTCAATACCCAAGCCATGGTGCTGGCTGACCGCATGCTGGTGGGCCGTATCGTGCAGAACCTGGTATCGAACGCGGTCAAGTACACGCCCAGCGGCGGCAAGGTTCTGGTGGGGGTCAGGCGGCGCGGCAATCGCATCCGGATCGATGTGATCGACACCGGCATCGGCTTCAACAAGGATCAGCACAAGCTGGTCTTTGCCGAATTCTCGCGGCTTGAGCGGGGTGCACGAATGGCCCAGGGGCTGGGGCTGGGCCTATCGATCGTGCAGCGCCTCGTGGCGGCCCTGGGGCTGACGCTGGAACTGGACAGCCAGGAGGGCAAGGGATCGCGGTTTTCGCTGTTCCTGCCGGCCACCCGTGCGCAGCAGAACAGCGTTGAAAGCGGGCCCGAGCCCAGCGAAACCAATGTGGGCGTGCTCGATCTCAAAGTGCTCTGCGTCGACAACGAGCGGGCGATCCTGGAGGCCATGGAAGGCCTGCTCAGCCATTGGGGATGCGATGTGCGCACGGCGCTATCGCTCAAGCAGATCGACCGGGAGCGGCTGCTGGAGGGCTGGTATCCCGATATGGTGCTGATGGATTATCACCTCGACCAGACCTCGGGGCTCGATGCCATCGAATGGCTGCGGCACAATCTGGGCGGGCACCTGCCGGCAGCGCTGGTCACGGCCGATCGCAGCCCGGCGGTGCGGGCGCTGGCCGAGGATCGTGGCATTGCAGTGGTGACCAAGCCCGTGAAGCCCGCCGCGCTAAGGGCGGCGATCAGCGGGTTGGCCAACCAGAGCGGACGGGCGGCCAAACGGGCGGTTTGA
- a CDS encoding response regulator — MTRRRIIIVDDHPLFRAALRQTLAGGDATVSVEEAGDLNGLSASLEADRDCDLVLLDLNMPGVRGFSGLLLLRAQYPDIPVMIISAVEDGTVVRRAFELGAAGYLHKSVGPTEIRRAIETVLSGEVFVPDGMTLGGEDDQTALMRRLATLTPQQVRVLMMLSDGLMNKQIAYELTISEATVKAHVSAILQKLDVDSRTQAVIAAARIEEGQFEALFSTGGEKA, encoded by the coding sequence ATGACCCGCCGTCGCATCATCATTGTCGATGACCATCCCCTGTTCCGTGCGGCGCTGCGGCAAACCCTGGCCGGGGGCGATGCCACGGTCAGCGTGGAGGAAGCCGGCGACCTCAATGGCCTCAGCGCCTCGCTCGAAGCCGATCGCGATTGCGACCTGGTCTTGCTCGATCTCAACATGCCCGGCGTGCGCGGTTTTTCCGGCCTCTTGCTGCTGCGGGCGCAATATCCCGATATTCCGGTGATGATCATTTCGGCGGTGGAAGACGGCACCGTCGTTCGCCGCGCCTTCGAACTGGGCGCCGCCGGCTATCTCCACAAATCGGTCGGCCCCACCGAAATCCGCCGCGCCATCGAAACGGTGCTGTCCGGCGAAGTTTTCGTGCCCGATGGCATGACGCTGGGTGGGGAAGACGACCAGACCGCCCTGATGCGGCGCCTCGCGACCCTCACGCCCCAGCAGGTCCGCGTGCTGATGATGCTGAGCGACGGGCTGATGAACAAGCAGATCGCCTATGAGCTCACCATCTCCGAGGCCACCGTCAAGGCGCATGTCTCGGCCATTCTGCAAAAGCTCGATGTCGATAGCCGCACCCAGGCCGTCATCGCCGCCGCCCGTATCGAAGAGGGCCAGTTCGAGGCCCTGTTCTCGACCGGTGGCGAGAAGGCTTAG
- a CDS encoding peptidoglycan-binding protein → MARAYPISDIADPDHEPQAGEWQALRGELVALLDQVEGRYAQTERVDPALSGLTQRVRNLRDQVERPEPTVRRQEALRTVKRAVDRFSDRGMEPENEHDPLSSAIAEIRGRQMSATAAALGRRPADMPEFRELSALVGGLSGRLERLEDELHAQRAADGDVREVASQVEQLAHVVELLAGAVGETGQVKRLEVQIAALGAMIEEAPKVDLSAINKRLDDVSVTVAKLAELQAQQMEREVIREDRVATTEAQGTGALAPAMHAIEESVRNVYDRIDAIEKSVALSSGDFEKLTAEMAGFTRAMQDGAGQPEVLVGKVDALATQIGGLKSANGDVAGLKKDISALRDAVLAGMEPRFAKIETQIEALSKRSDEGQVESQLKLLMQRMDETGAQLDGLTRLYGQQQDTAGLEALATMVAERTSDAMTRKAPAPVAMFSADSLKSIESQITGLIKSAGKTPDYETLANMIAERASEAVTKASPAAGTAGEISADGLSALEDRMAALLNTAGKDTAERLTRLEAALANRRDTGRPLAAFRTDLKPVGGDSLSEVRAALAGVKAAKDSDIMPANPAAEAPLIDPGFADAGPVRAALDAKVSARVAPPAMSEETPVAPTPPRPFFDPAKVERPPQPQSSFATSTSTDPFVSEPVEPPPAPSVEAPAAPSSTSTFVAAARRAQRARHETPPAGPSTNSLIGRALARVKPAAAPELPGSEEPAAPVETKAEKPVKPPKEKRNKKAEAAAEQTEAGLPGEETAPRQSFLIRHRRPLLLAATLVAVSMLALNLVMQRMNTARATANPAPVESTMVDPTPAAEQPVGDVSSAEPRVIDMIDTTQVGSINPGKPMSFSRSSAEPIPAPLTTANAPEEASLVPAAAAATASADRIPDIAEATAESFELPPEALGPIELRQAAADGDARAQFEIGAIYTEGRAVEQDYAEAAKWYERSAAQGFVPAQYRLGNLYEAGTGVEKDLEVAKLWYQRGAEAGNRMAMHNLAALYASGQLGDQEFETAAEWFTKAAQLGMTDSQFNLGMLYARGLGVDQDFEQSYKWFALAARSGDADAGKARDDIAKSLTADAIKRLGSDISAWKAEPIELAANFAPLGTWAKDFDPGQAISTRDVVSKVQQALVKLGFDVGAPDGLAGPKTAEAIKAFETGTGMAPSGKINPRLLAVLGSQPV, encoded by the coding sequence ATGGCCCGCGCCTACCCGATTTCGGACATCGCCGACCCTGACCACGAGCCGCAAGCCGGCGAATGGCAGGCGCTCCGCGGCGAATTGGTGGCACTGCTGGACCAGGTGGAAGGGCGCTACGCGCAGACAGAAAGGGTCGATCCGGCCCTGAGTGGTCTGACGCAACGGGTGCGCAATCTGCGCGACCAGGTGGAGCGTCCCGAACCAACGGTGCGGCGGCAGGAAGCATTGCGCACGGTCAAGCGCGCAGTAGACCGTTTCAGCGACCGGGGCATGGAACCCGAGAACGAGCATGATCCGCTGAGTTCGGCCATCGCCGAAATTCGCGGACGGCAGATGTCGGCAACGGCGGCGGCTTTGGGCCGGCGCCCGGCCGACATGCCTGAATTCCGCGAGCTGAGCGCCCTGGTCGGCGGGCTTTCGGGGCGGCTGGAACGGCTCGAAGACGAATTGCACGCGCAGCGCGCCGCCGATGGCGATGTGCGGGAAGTCGCCAGCCAGGTCGAACAATTGGCCCATGTGGTGGAATTGCTGGCCGGTGCGGTGGGCGAGACCGGCCAGGTCAAGCGGCTCGAAGTGCAGATTGCGGCGCTGGGCGCCATGATCGAGGAAGCGCCCAAGGTCGATCTCAGCGCCATCAACAAACGGCTCGACGACGTTTCGGTCACCGTTGCCAAGCTGGCCGAGTTGCAGGCCCAGCAGATGGAACGCGAGGTCATCCGCGAGGATCGCGTAGCGACCACAGAGGCGCAAGGCACAGGCGCGCTGGCGCCGGCCATGCATGCGATCGAGGAAAGCGTGCGCAATGTCTATGACCGGATCGACGCCATCGAAAAAAGCGTTGCCCTGTCTTCAGGCGATTTCGAGAAACTGACTGCCGAAATGGCCGGCTTTACCCGGGCAATGCAGGATGGCGCGGGCCAGCCCGAAGTGCTGGTGGGCAAGGTCGATGCACTGGCCACCCAGATTGGCGGGCTCAAGAGCGCCAATGGCGATGTCGCTGGCCTCAAGAAGGATATTTCGGCGCTGCGCGATGCGGTGCTGGCCGGCATGGAGCCGCGCTTTGCTAAAATTGAGACCCAGATCGAAGCGCTGAGCAAGCGGAGCGATGAGGGGCAGGTCGAAAGCCAGCTCAAGCTGCTGATGCAGCGCATGGACGAAACCGGCGCCCAGCTCGATGGCCTCACCAGGCTTTATGGCCAGCAGCAGGACACGGCCGGGCTTGAGGCGCTGGCCACCATGGTTGCCGAGCGCACCAGCGATGCCATGACGCGCAAGGCGCCCGCACCGGTCGCCATGTTCAGCGCCGACAGCCTCAAGAGCATTGAAAGCCAGATTACCGGCCTGATCAAAAGCGCCGGCAAGACGCCCGATTACGAGACGCTGGCCAATATGATCGCCGAACGCGCCTCCGAGGCCGTCACCAAGGCCAGCCCCGCCGCGGGAACGGCAGGGGAAATCAGCGCGGATGGGCTCTCGGCGCTCGAAGACCGGATGGCAGCGCTGCTCAATACCGCGGGCAAGGATACGGCCGAACGGCTGACGCGGCTCGAGGCCGCGCTGGCCAATCGCCGGGATACGGGCCGGCCGCTGGCGGCATTCCGCACCGATCTCAAGCCGGTGGGCGGAGACAGCCTCAGCGAGGTGCGTGCCGCACTGGCGGGTGTCAAGGCCGCCAAAGACAGCGACATCATGCCGGCCAATCCCGCGGCGGAAGCGCCGTTGATCGACCCCGGCTTTGCCGATGCCGGACCGGTACGCGCAGCGCTTGATGCCAAGGTCAGCGCCCGGGTCGCCCCGCCTGCCATGTCAGAGGAAACGCCGGTAGCGCCAACGCCGCCGCGCCCGTTCTTTGACCCGGCCAAGGTCGAGCGGCCGCCGCAGCCGCAATCGAGCTTTGCCACCAGCACCAGCACCGATCCCTTTGTCAGTGAACCGGTGGAGCCGCCGCCCGCGCCCAGCGTGGAAGCGCCCGCGGCTCCCAGCAGCACCAGCACCTTTGTTGCCGCGGCGCGGCGCGCCCAGCGCGCACGCCATGAAACGCCACCGGCCGGCCCCTCGACCAATTCGCTGATCGGCCGCGCCCTGGCCCGGGTCAAGCCCGCTGCGGCGCCCGAACTGCCGGGTAGCGAAGAGCCAGCGGCGCCCGTCGAAACGAAGGCCGAAAAGCCGGTAAAGCCGCCAAAGGAAAAGCGAAACAAGAAGGCCGAGGCCGCAGCGGAGCAGACCGAAGCGGGGCTACCAGGCGAAGAGACCGCGCCGCGCCAGAGCTTCCTAATCCGTCACCGCCGGCCGCTGCTGCTGGCAGCAACGCTGGTCGCCGTTTCGATGCTGGCCCTGAACCTAGTCATGCAGCGCATGAACACGGCCCGCGCCACGGCCAATCCGGCACCGGTCGAAAGCACGATGGTTGACCCCACGCCGGCCGCCGAACAGCCCGTGGGCGATGTTTCTTCGGCTGAGCCGCGGGTGATCGACATGATCGACACGACCCAGGTCGGCTCGATCAATCCGGGCAAGCCGATGAGCTTCAGCCGGTCCTCGGCAGAGCCGATTCCGGCGCCGCTGACGACGGCGAACGCGCCTGAGGAAGCCAGTCTCGTGCCAGCTGCTGCCGCAGCCACGGCGTCGGCCGACCGCATCCCCGATATTGCGGAGGCGACAGCAGAAAGCTTCGAGCTACCGCCCGAGGCTTTGGGACCCATTGAATTGCGCCAGGCCGCCGCCGATGGCGATGCACGGGCCCAATTCGAGATCGGCGCGATCTATACCGAAGGGCGTGCTGTCGAGCAGGATTATGCCGAGGCCGCCAAATGGTATGAGCGCTCGGCTGCACAGGGCTTCGTTCCGGCACAATACCGGCTGGGCAATCTGTACGAGGCCGGCACGGGGGTCGAGAAGGACCTTGAGGTCGCCAAGCTCTGGTATCAGCGCGGCGCCGAAGCGGGCAACCGCATGGCCATGCACAATCTGGCCGCGCTTTACGCCAGCGGCCAGCTGGGCGACCAGGAATTCGAAACGGCCGCCGAATGGTTCACCAAGGCGGCTCAGCTCGGCATGACCGACAGCCAGTTCAACCTGGGCATGCTCTATGCGCGGGGCCTGGGGGTAGATCAGGACTTCGAGCAATCCTACAAATGGTTCGCGCTGGCCGCCCGCAGCGGCGACGCCGATGCCGGCAAGGCGCGCGACGACATCGCCAAGTCGCTCACCGCCGACGCCATCAAGCGTCTTGGGAGCGATATCTCGGCATGGAAGGCCGAGCCGATCGAGCTGGCCGCCAATTTCGCCCCACTGGGCACCTGGGCCAAGGATTTCGATCCCGGCCAGGCCATCAGCACCAGGGACGTGGTTTCCAAGGTGCAACAGGCGCTGGTCAAGCTGGGCTTCGATGTCGGCGCGCCAGATGGCCTGGCCGGCCCCAAGACCGCCGAGGCCATCAAGGCCTTTGAAACGGGCACGGGCATGGCTCCCAGCGGCAAGATCAATCCGCGGCTGCTGGCGGTATTGGGCAGCCAGCCGGTTTAG
- a CDS encoding sulfite exporter TauE/SafE family protein, with the protein MQVYLPIAELSMNLFFLVGIGGAVGFLSGLFGVGGGFLLTPLLIFSGVPAPVAVASVTGQVVAASTSGALSHYRRGGIDLHLAMYLVLSGVLGAFGGVATFAVLRDAGQLDLFISVGFLVLLGFVGTLMLNEAIRAIIKQRKGVVVRERLPNQHNWMHRLPMRVRFKKSRLYISVLPVLIIGLFIGFVGSLLGIGGGFIMVPALVYLLRVPGNVVIGTSLAQVVAMMAATTILHAVQSQSVDIMLAFCLMVGGTAGAQFGASAGKHLRGEQLRGLLAILVLAVAIRFGLSLILAPADPFSMAVLGGAR; encoded by the coding sequence TTGCAGGTCTATCTGCCGATCGCAGAGCTATCGATGAACCTCTTCTTCCTCGTGGGAATCGGGGGAGCGGTCGGCTTTCTGTCGGGTCTGTTCGGCGTGGGTGGCGGGTTCCTGCTGACGCCGCTGCTGATTTTTTCCGGCGTTCCGGCGCCGGTCGCCGTGGCCTCGGTCACCGGACAGGTGGTGGCAGCCTCGACATCGGGGGCGCTCAGTCACTACCGGCGCGGCGGCATTGATCTGCATCTGGCCATGTATCTGGTGCTTTCGGGCGTTCTGGGGGCTTTTGGCGGCGTGGCAACCTTTGCCGTGCTGCGCGATGCCGGGCAGCTCGACCTGTTCATCTCGGTCGGTTTCCTGGTTTTGCTGGGCTTTGTGGGCACGCTGATGCTCAACGAGGCCATCCGCGCCATTATCAAGCAGCGCAAGGGCGTGGTGGTGCGCGAGCGGCTGCCCAACCAGCATAATTGGATGCATCGCCTGCCGATGCGCGTGCGGTTCAAGAAATCCCGGCTCTATATCAGCGTGTTGCCGGTGCTGATCATCGGGCTTTTCATCGGCTTTGTCGGTTCGCTCCTGGGCATTGGCGGTGGCTTTATCATGGTGCCGGCGCTGGTTTACCTGCTGCGGGTGCCGGGCAATGTGGTGATCGGCACCTCGCTGGCGCAGGTGGTGGCCATGATGGCGGCAACGACAATCCTGCATGCCGTACAAAGCCAGAGCGTCGACATCATGCTGGCCTTCTGCCTGATGGTGGGCGGCACGGCGGGAGCGCAGTTCGGCGCATCAGCGGGCAAGCATTTGCGCGGCGAGCAATTGCGGGGGCTGCTGGCCATCCTGGTGCTGGCCGTGGCCATCCGCTTCGGGCTGTCGCTGATATTGGCGCCGGCCGATCCGTTCAGCATGGCGGTATTGGGGGGCGCACGATGA